From Woronichinia naegeliana WA131, the proteins below share one genomic window:
- the urtC gene encoding urea ABC transporter permease subunit UrtC: MAIETDIQLSQRQQKKRKLWIEGGAIIAIAVIFAVILPLALPAFRLRLLGRFVSLTIVALGIDLIWGYTGLLSLGHGIFFALGGYGLAMYLNLQLPAGQLPEFFSLYGVAELPWLWQPFHSLPITIIAIFIIPSIIAGLLGYLIFRNRIKGVYFSILTQAALLVFYNFFNGQQKLINGTNGLKTDTQSIFGLLVSDNRVQIGFYEITIISLILVYLVCRWLTSGRFGRLLVAIRDDENRVRFTGYDPTGFKVLVFAISGAIAGLSGALYTVQTGIITPSIMEVAFSIEMVIWVAVGGRATLVGAVLGTLLVRLAQSSLSEQFPEVWVFFQGALFLIVVTILPNGIVGWFQESGWQQLRSLFGFKPQVATYPSLEADPEVQQERRDIDHQ, translated from the coding sequence ATGGCGATCGAGACAGATATTCAGTTATCCCAACGGCAACAAAAAAAGCGTAAATTGTGGATTGAAGGTGGTGCGATTATCGCGATCGCGGTGATTTTTGCGGTGATCTTACCGTTGGCTTTACCGGCTTTTCGCCTGAGGCTATTAGGGCGTTTTGTTTCCTTGACCATTGTTGCTTTAGGAATTGATTTAATCTGGGGTTATACCGGACTGCTCAGCTTAGGACACGGTATCTTTTTTGCTCTGGGAGGTTACGGTTTAGCCATGTATCTTAATTTGCAATTACCGGCGGGTCAATTGCCAGAATTTTTTAGTTTGTACGGCGTAGCAGAATTACCCTGGTTGTGGCAACCGTTTCATTCTTTACCGATTACTATTATTGCTATTTTTATTATTCCCAGTATTATTGCAGGTTTACTCGGCTATCTTATTTTTCGGAATCGGATTAAGGGCGTTTATTTTTCCATTCTAACCCAGGCAGCCCTGCTCGTTTTTTATAATTTCTTTAATGGTCAACAAAAACTGATCAATGGCACCAATGGCTTGAAAACAGATACCCAAAGTATTTTTGGCTTATTAGTCAGTGATAATCGGGTACAAATTGGCTTTTATGAAATCACGATTATTAGCCTAATTTTGGTTTATCTCGTCTGTCGTTGGTTAACCAGTGGGCGGTTTGGACGGCTATTAGTCGCCATTCGCGATGATGAAAATCGGGTACGTTTTACTGGTTATGATCCCACTGGTTTTAAGGTTTTAGTATTTGCCATTTCGGGGGCGATCGCTGGTTTATCGGGCGCACTTTATACGGTACAAACGGGCATTATTACCCCCAGTATCATGGAGGTAGCCTTTTCCATTGAAATGGTGATTTGGGTAGCGGTAGGGGGTCGGGCCACTCTCGTGGGGGCTGTGTTAGGAACCCTATTAGTTAGACTCGCGCAAAGTTCTTTAAGTGAACAATTTCCAGAGGTTTGGGTTTTCTTTCAAGGGGCATTATTCCTGATTGTCGTGACCATTTTACCCAATGGTATTGTCGGCTGGTTTCAAGAATCAGGTTGGCAACAATTGCGATCGCTGTTTGGCTTTAAGCCTCAAGTTGCCACCTATCCCAGTTTAGAAGCAGATCCCGAAGTACAACAGGAACGGCGAGACATTGATCATCAGTAA
- a CDS encoding ISKra4 family transposase, producing the protein MTAKLINVEGSKIKIELTLELSRSMLDTEINIQKGLNEVGCIASKEALKYLDTDGSPLKIGEEIWKSKGEQPKEYQTPYGEVIVNRHVYQRSVGGKTYCPLEREARIIITSTPLLAKQVSSKMSGMAGKEVKNDLLENHGRKVALSYIQRLSEAVGSVVQAKEEAWSYAPPKEDSQIATVGIGLDGTCMLMCEDGYREAMVGTVSLYDSEGERQPTIYLGAAPEYGKKSFLERLEREIERAKNRYPEATLVGIADGAESNWKFLEKQTEEQILDFYHASGYLGALAEALHPNTVSKQKEWLTENCRELKHEKGKAGELLNLMKEVKEEKSHSKNLTEKLQAAITYYENHQHQMDYAEYIEKKYPIGSGVTEAACKTLVKQRLCCSGMRWKEKGAGIILSLRALVLTKERWSQFWAKLDQYGFPVEP; encoded by the coding sequence ATGACAGCAAAACTAATTAATGTAGAGGGTTCAAAGATAAAAATAGAACTAACATTAGAACTCAGTCGTTCAATGTTGGATACAGAAATAAATATTCAAAAAGGCTTAAACGAAGTAGGTTGCATCGCCAGCAAAGAAGCCTTGAAATATTTAGATACAGATGGTTCACCCTTAAAAATCGGTGAAGAAATCTGGAAGAGTAAGGGAGAGCAACCGAAAGAATATCAAACACCTTATGGTGAGGTTATAGTGAATCGTCATGTATATCAGCGTTCAGTAGGAGGAAAAACGTATTGCCCCTTAGAAAGAGAAGCAAGGATAATCATAACATCAACGCCATTATTGGCAAAACAGGTATCCTCAAAAATGTCAGGGATGGCAGGCAAAGAGGTGAAAAATGATTTATTAGAAAATCATGGTAGAAAAGTAGCGCTATCCTATATCCAAAGATTGAGTGAAGCAGTAGGAAGTGTGGTACAGGCAAAAGAAGAAGCGTGGAGTTATGCCCCGCCCAAGGAGGATAGCCAAATTGCAACAGTGGGAATAGGATTAGATGGAACCTGTATGCTGATGTGTGAGGATGGCTACCGTGAAGCAATGGTGGGAACCGTTTCCCTATACGATAGTGAAGGCGAACGTCAACCTACAATCTATCTAGGTGCGGCACCAGAGTATGGAAAAAAGAGTTTTCTAGAAAGATTAGAAAGAGAAATTGAGCGAGCGAAAAACCGTTATCCAGAGGCAACATTGGTCGGGATAGCAGACGGGGCAGAATCAAATTGGAAGTTTTTAGAAAAGCAAACGGAAGAACAGATATTAGATTTCTATCATGCCTCTGGTTACTTAGGTGCCTTGGCAGAAGCGTTGCATCCGAATACCGTGTCAAAACAAAAAGAATGGTTGACTGAAAATTGTCGAGAACTCAAGCATGAAAAAGGAAAAGCAGGAGAACTGCTAAATCTGATGAAAGAAGTCAAAGAAGAAAAAAGTCATTCTAAGAATCTTACCGAGAAACTACAAGCGGCGATTACTTATTACGAGAATCATCAGCATCAAATGGATTATGCTGAATACATAGAGAAAAAGTATCCGATTGGTTCAGGTGTTACGGAAGCAGCTTGTAAGACGTTGGTCAAACAACGATTATGTTGTTCAGGGATGCGATGGAAGGAAAAAGGAGCAGGAATTATTTTGAGCCTACGAGCTTTGGTATTGACCAAGGAACGATGGAGTCAATTTTGGGCAAAACTTGATCAATATGGGTTCCCTGTAGAACCCTGA
- a CDS encoding transcriptional repressor, translating into MPIQTIISTTVRLTPGQKAVLSVLEKQQAAISAQSLFILMQKEQPLGLATVYRALDVLKLAGLIQHRVSISGEILYSVIEQDRHYLTCLQCGATFPVPICPIKELNEQLQGSSSFKIYYHILSIATVIGLVGVIETFLLYYFTEKHLGLPHEMVQTLIYLHLAVGGMMTIYVTRVQGPFWSIPPANKMLAATGLSVAISTVMACFGILMTPIGIMWTLASWGYTLVWFLIFDWVKLWLYRLLDPHQVVILGSRYLSHWKQLKRRF; encoded by the coding sequence TTGCCGATACAGACTATTATTTCTACGACTGTCCGATTAACTCCTGGTCAAAAAGCCGTACTGAGCGTACTAGAAAAACAGCAAGCTGCGATCTCTGCCCAATCCCTCTTTATCCTTATGCAAAAGGAGCAACCTCTGGGATTAGCGACAGTATATCGAGCTTTAGATGTTCTGAAATTAGCGGGTTTGATTCAGCACCGTGTTAGTATCTCAGGAGAGATTCTCTATAGCGTTATTGAACAGGATCGCCACTACTTGACTTGCTTACAGTGTGGAGCCACTTTTCCTGTACCAATTTGTCCGATCAAAGAACTGAACGAGCAGTTGCAAGGTTCTAGTTCGTTCAAGATTTATTATCATATTCTCAGTATTGCCACCGTGATTGGTTTAGTGGGCGTGATTGAAACTTTCTTGCTCTATTACTTCACTGAAAAGCATTTAGGGCTACCTCACGAGATGGTGCAAACTCTGATTTATTTGCATCTAGCGGTAGGTGGCATGATGACTATTTACGTTACTCGTGTTCAAGGCCCTTTCTGGTCAATTCCCCCCGCCAATAAGATGTTAGCTGCTACAGGATTATCGGTAGCCATTTCGACCGTTATGGCCTGTTTTGGCATTTTAATGACTCCCATCGGCATTATGTGGACGTTAGCGAGTTGGGGCTATACGTTGGTCTGGTTTTTAATTTTTGATTGGGTCAAACTCTGGCTCTATCGTTTACTTGATCCGCACCAAGTCGTTATTCTAGGGTCACGCTATCTCAGTCATTGGAAACAACTGAAACGCCGTTTTTAA
- a CDS encoding branched-chain amino acid ABC transporter permease, translated as MSALLEGLFNGISIGSVLLIAALGLAIVFGLMGVINLAHGELMMLGAYTTYVVQNVFKPLGEPVFNFYILAALPIAFLMAGLVGLALERTVIRYLYGRPLETLLATWGVSLILQQFVRSVNGLLVIAIAVFCGLYFGGLWFLSRRVDWEQIRSKARVLFFFLSAAIAAAGGFIVAQTKQDSLIRPWFSARNVDVTAPAWLRGGLPFAGFQLPYTRILIIILTILCIIGIILFFNRSNWGLRIRAVTQNRTMSACLGIPTAQVDALTFAIGSGLAGIAGCAISFLGSVGPSTGQNYIVDTFMVVVVGGVGNLLGTIIAAMIIGILSYLIGSGTFALIIPPEGILQNGVDFFNFFATTSMAKVMIFILIILFLQIKPAGIFAPKGRTAEL; from the coding sequence GTGTCTGCATTATTAGAAGGTCTATTTAACGGGATTAGCATTGGTTCGGTATTGTTGATCGCAGCTTTAGGCTTGGCGATCGTTTTTGGACTGATGGGGGTCATTAATTTGGCTCACGGAGAATTGATGATGTTAGGGGCCTATACGACCTATGTGGTTCAAAATGTTTTCAAGCCTCTGGGAGAGCCGGTTTTTAATTTTTATATTTTGGCTGCTTTACCGATCGCTTTTTTGATGGCTGGATTAGTGGGTTTGGCCTTGGAAAGGACGGTGATTCGCTATCTTTACGGACGGCCCTTGGAAACCTTGTTGGCAACTTGGGGCGTAAGTCTGATCTTGCAGCAATTTGTTCGCAGTGTGAATGGTCTATTAGTGATTGCGATCGCTGTTTTTTGTGGTTTGTATTTTGGCGGTCTCTGGTTTCTGAGTCGCAGAGTTGATTGGGAGCAAATTCGCAGCAAGGCCAGGGTATTATTCTTTTTTCTTTCGGCGGCGATCGCGGCGGCGGGTGGTTTTATCGTTGCTCAGACCAAACAGGATAGTTTAATTCGTCCTTGGTTTAGTGCCAGAAATGTGGATGTGACGGCTCCTGCCTGGCTCAGAGGCGGTTTACCCTTTGCTGGCTTTCAATTGCCCTATACGCGCATTTTAATTATTATCCTGACCATTCTCTGCATTATTGGTATTATTCTCTTTTTTAACCGTTCCAACTGGGGTTTACGGATTCGGGCTGTGACCCAAAATCGAACCATGAGTGCTTGTTTAGGAATTCCCACGGCCCAGGTGGATGCCCTGACCTTTGCGATCGGCTCTGGTTTAGCGGGGATTGCCGGCTGTGCCATTAGCTTTCTCGGCTCAGTTGGCCCTAGTACGGGACAAAACTATATTGTCGATACTTTTATGGTGGTCGTAGTCGGTGGCGTGGGCAATCTTTTAGGAACAATTATTGCTGCCATGATTATTGGCATTTTGAGCTACTTGATTGGTAGCGGAACCTTTGCCCTCATTATTCCCCCTGAGGGTATCCTACAGAATGGGGTGGATTTCTTTAACTTTTTTGCGACCACGAGCATGGCCAAGGTGATGATCTTTATCTTGATCATTCTTTTCCTCCAAATTAAACCCGCCGGTATTTTTGCCCCCAAAGGTCGGACAGCAGAACTGTAA
- the urtA gene encoding urea ABC transporter substrate-binding protein, protein MINRLGRRKFLLYGSATLGTSLLLKACGGGEPTTTTSPAGETSPASTAAGGGETVKVGILHSLSGTMAISEATVVDAEMLAIEEINAAGGVLGKKIEPIKEDGASDWPTFAEKATKLIDQDKVVAVFGCWTSASRKAVLPVFESKNHMLWYPVQYEGQECSKNIFYTGAAPNQQIEPAVDWLLKNKGKDFFLVGSDYVFPRTANTIIKEQLKVKGGKTVGEDYLPLGNTEVTPIITKIKQALPKGGVIFNTLNGDSNVAFFKQIQSAGLTPDKYPVLSVSIAEEEVQQIGKEYLLGQYASWNYFQTVDTPANKKFVEAFKAKYGPDRVTNDPAEAAYIAVYLWKQAAEKAGTVDDLEKVRMAAIGQEMDAPGGKVKMYPNHHISKTVRIGQVNKDGLFDIVWATEGPVVPIPWNQFVPETKGYSCDWTRTDIKPPQTPGKFKDAAKK, encoded by the coding sequence ATGATTAATCGATTAGGACGACGCAAATTTTTATTGTACGGTTCGGCTACACTAGGAACGAGTTTACTGTTAAAAGCCTGTGGTGGTGGAGAGCCAACAACAACGACCTCCCCCGCTGGAGAAACCAGTCCTGCATCAACGGCGGCTGGTGGTGGTGAAACGGTTAAGGTGGGAATCTTACATTCTCTCAGTGGCACAATGGCAATTAGTGAGGCCACCGTTGTTGATGCAGAAATGTTGGCAATTGAAGAAATTAATGCAGCAGGTGGCGTTCTCGGTAAAAAGATTGAACCGATTAAGGAGGATGGAGCCTCAGATTGGCCGACCTTTGCCGAAAAAGCCACTAAATTAATCGATCAGGATAAGGTAGTGGCGGTATTTGGTTGTTGGACTTCTGCGAGCCGGAAAGCGGTACTACCCGTATTTGAATCCAAAAACCATATGCTCTGGTATCCCGTCCAATACGAAGGTCAAGAGTGTTCTAAGAATATTTTCTATACTGGGGCGGCCCCTAACCAACAAATTGAACCAGCAGTGGATTGGTTACTCAAAAATAAAGGGAAAGACTTTTTCCTCGTGGGATCTGACTACGTTTTCCCTCGCACGGCTAATACCATTATCAAAGAGCAGTTAAAGGTCAAAGGTGGCAAAACCGTCGGTGAAGACTATTTACCCCTAGGCAATACCGAGGTGACTCCGATCATTACTAAGATTAAACAGGCCTTACCCAAGGGCGGGGTGATTTTCAATACCCTGAATGGGGATAGTAATGTCGCTTTCTTTAAACAGATTCAATCTGCGGGTTTAACCCCTGATAAATACCCAGTACTATCGGTCAGTATTGCCGAGGAAGAAGTTCAACAAATTGGGAAAGAATATCTGCTAGGTCAATATGCTTCCTGGAACTATTTCCAAACCGTTGACACCCCCGCCAATAAAAAGTTTGTAGAAGCTTTTAAAGCTAAATATGGCCCGGATCGTGTGACGAATGACCCTGCGGAAGCAGCCTATATTGCTGTTTATCTTTGGAAACAGGCCGCAGAGAAAGCTGGAACCGTCGATGATCTCGAAAAGGTGCGGATGGCGGCGATCGGTCAGGAGATGGATGCTCCCGGAGGCAAGGTTAAGATGTACCCTAATCACCATATTTCCAAGACGGTTCGTATCGGTCAGGTGAATAAGGACGGTCTGTTTGATATTGTCTGGGCGACGGAAGGCCCCGTTGTACCGATCCCTTGGAACCAGTTTGTTCCAGAAACCAAGGGTTATAGTTGCGATTGGACACGCACGGATATTAAACCCCCTCAAACCCCTGGTAAATTTAAGGACGCAGCTAAAAAATAA
- a CDS encoding DUF4164 domain-containing protein produces MTTTPTTVSYTLEDVLDRFEQKMDKQFAEVNQKMDRQFAEVNQKMDRQFAEVNKQFAEVNQKLNKLEIGQVELSGEIKTLDEKVSGIDKRLDNQEFLNRGVLVALIVALIGGAAKLFGWLPTS; encoded by the coding sequence ATGACGACCACACCCACTACAGTTAGCTATACCCTCGAAGATGTTCTAGATCGCTTCGAGCAAAAAATGGACAAGCAGTTTGCCGAAGTCAATCAAAAAATGGACAGGCAGTTTGCCGAAGTCAATCAAAAAATGGACAGGCAGTTTGCCGAAGTCAATAAACAGTTTGCCGAAGTTAACCAAAAGCTTAATAAACTGGAAATTGGGCAAGTAGAACTGTCGGGCGAAATTAAAACCCTAGACGAAAAAGTCAGTGGCATTGATAAACGTCTAGATAATCAGGAATTTCTTAATCGAGGAGTATTAGTTGCACTGATTGTTGCTCTCATTGGTGGAGCCGCTAAACTGTTTGGATGGTTGCCGACCAGTTGA
- a CDS encoding serine/threonine protein kinase produces MDILCTRPGCSRINSFADLDNRNTLQTAQQKFCTSCGMPLILGGRYLPVKLLGQGGFGAAFLALDRFTPTMRFCVVKQFQPAGDLSAAQIQVALGLFEREASVLEKLGNKHDQIPDLFAFFPLVVDNPRTGKSDQFFYLVQEFINGKNLEDELADRGPFSESEVLNVLEEMLKILTFVHDKGSIHRDIKPSNIMRDQEGTLFLLDFGAVKEIAVGSVPGGGSTGIYSMGFAPPEQMSGGQVYPATDLYALAITCLYLLTGKSAQDLYDSYHNTWHWRQFAPQVSDRLAQVIDRLLLPTPRDRYQSASETLAALNSNLPSPPSPPSHSSTKIQGTPPATPAVPPPSGQVQHQNQPAFSTLELLGCAAFTGYASTLIWIATTSLFSSPGISMGLWGMMTGGLIFAQWGRIIEKLEMLVITGVSTVLFWFLPLLYLKTPLVTSLFLSLSQSFPMLSTPFWGVIVMASFGALGLVAILSLFRLVYQLLRLLL; encoded by the coding sequence ATGGACATTCTCTGTACCCGCCCAGGTTGCTCTCGTATTAATTCTTTTGCAGATCTGGACAATCGTAATACATTGCAAACGGCTCAACAAAAATTTTGTACCAGTTGTGGAATGCCTTTAATTTTGGGGGGACGCTATCTACCGGTGAAGTTATTGGGTCAAGGTGGTTTTGGGGCTGCCTTTTTAGCACTAGATCGTTTTACTCCGACCATGCGTTTTTGTGTGGTTAAACAATTTCAACCGGCGGGTGATCTGAGTGCGGCGCAAATACAAGTGGCATTAGGGCTTTTTGAGCGAGAAGCGTCGGTTTTAGAGAAGTTAGGCAATAAGCATGATCAGATCCCAGACCTCTTTGCCTTTTTCCCCTTGGTGGTAGATAACCCTAGAACAGGGAAGTCAGATCAGTTTTTTTATCTGGTGCAGGAATTTATCAATGGCAAAAATCTAGAGGATGAACTAGCCGATCGCGGCCCTTTTTCGGAATCAGAAGTGCTCAATGTATTGGAGGAAATGCTTAAGATCCTGACCTTTGTTCATGATAAGGGTTCAATTCACCGAGACATTAAGCCGTCCAATATTATGCGAGATCAGGAAGGTACTCTATTTCTATTGGACTTTGGAGCCGTTAAGGAGATTGCGGTGGGTTCTGTCCCAGGGGGTGGCTCTACCGGGATTTATTCAATGGGTTTTGCGCCACCCGAACAAATGTCAGGAGGTCAGGTCTATCCGGCGACGGATCTCTATGCCTTGGCCATTACCTGTCTTTATTTATTGACGGGAAAATCAGCCCAGGATCTCTATGATTCCTACCACAATACCTGGCACTGGCGGCAATTTGCTCCCCAGGTCAGCGATCGCCTGGCCCAGGTGATTGATCGATTACTATTACCCACACCAAGGGATCGTTATCAATCGGCTTCAGAAACCCTCGCGGCCTTAAATAGTAATCTTCCCAGTCCTCCTAGTCCCCCCAGTCATTCCTCTACCAAAATTCAAGGAACTCCCCCAGCAACACCAGCCGTACCGCCGCCCTCAGGCCAGGTACAACATCAAAACCAACCTGCATTTTCTACCCTAGAACTTTTGGGCTGTGCAGCGTTTACAGGTTATGCAAGCACACTGATCTGGATTGCAACCACTAGTTTATTCTCCTCACCAGGTATCAGTATGGGACTCTGGGGCATGATGACCGGCGGATTAATCTTTGCCCAATGGGGAAGGATTATCGAAAAACTAGAAATGCTGGTTATTACCGGAGTAAGTACGGTATTATTTTGGTTTTTGCCTCTCCTTTATCTTAAAACCCCCTTAGTTACTTCTCTTTTTCTATCTCTTTCCCAATCTTTTCCCATGCTCAGTACCCCTTTTTGGGGCGTAATTGTGATGGCAAGTTTTGGTGCTCTAGGACTCGTGGCCATCCTCTCGCTTTTCCGCCTAGTTTATCAATTATTAAGACTTTTACTTTGA
- a CDS encoding glycosyltransferase — MGSLSHQAVFPWLREADIFVLACKQDHNGDRDGIPVVLMEAMAVGIPVISTQISGIPELIEDGVSGFLAVPNDSQSLADKIMQCLSQSEQMAMITSQARAKIEASFNIEKTTEQLLELF, encoded by the coding sequence GTGGGTTCTTTATCTCACCAGGCGGTTTTTCCCTGGCTTAGAGAAGCAGATATTTTTGTTCTGGCTTGTAAACAGGATCATAACGGCGATCGCGATGGTATTCCAGTTGTCTTAATGGAAGCAATGGCAGTGGGAATTCCCGTGATTTCGACTCAGATTTCTGGCATTCCTGAACTCATTGAGGATGGGGTATCTGGTTTTCTAGCCGTTCCGAACGATTCCCAATCTCTTGCCGATAAAATTATGCAATGTCTTTCCCAATCCGAACAAATGGCAATGATCACAAGTCAAGCCAGAGCAAAGATTGAAGCGTCTTTTAATATAGAAAAAACAACAGAGCAATTACTAGAACTATTTTAA
- a CDS encoding glycosyltransferase: MKKIAYLAPEIPSLSATFVYGEILALQQRNITITSLSIDRPHLPELDINLQQLLAKTTFLYERHWLAVLQDNFAIFKQNPFRYLAIMGLMFQDILHLGLFNSTALKLLYHFWQASAVARILQRNQCEHLHIHFSYVPTQVGMYGALLANIPFSFTSHANDLFERCWLIEQKINRCQFAVTISEYNRQFLKTKINLSQIDKVKVIHCGINLNDYTFQLKSSFSETIRIKSLGRFVEKKGFDTLILAAVTLRNQGINFHLEIGGDGPEKAKL; the protein is encoded by the coding sequence ATGAAAAAAATCGCCTATCTTGCGCCAGAAATTCCGTCTCTCTCTGCTACTTTTGTCTATGGAGAAATATTGGCTTTACAACAACGCAATATCACTATTACGTCTCTCTCCATTGATCGCCCTCACTTACCTGAACTAGACATTAATCTTCAGCAATTATTGGCTAAAACAACTTTTTTATATGAGCGACATTGGCTAGCAGTTTTACAGGATAATTTTGCTATTTTCAAACAAAATCCCTTTCGCTATCTAGCAATCATGGGATTAATGTTTCAAGATATTCTCCATTTAGGTTTATTTAATTCAACAGCCTTAAAATTGCTCTATCATTTCTGGCAAGCTAGTGCCGTCGCGAGAATTTTACAGCGTAATCAATGTGAGCACCTCCATATTCATTTTTCCTATGTACCTACCCAAGTGGGAATGTATGGCGCACTTTTAGCGAATATTCCTTTTAGTTTTACGTCTCACGCCAATGATCTGTTTGAACGCTGCTGGTTGATCGAACAAAAGATTAACCGATGTCAGTTTGCTGTAACTATTTCTGAATATAACCGTCAATTTTTAAAGACAAAAATTAATCTATCTCAAATTGACAAGGTAAAGGTTATTCATTGTGGCATTAATTTGAATGACTATACTTTTCAGTTAAAATCAAGCTTTTCGGAAACAATCAGGATTAAATCTCTAGGTAGATTTGTAGAAAAAAAAGGATTTGATACTCTTATTTTAGCCGCAGTCACTTTACGAAACCAGGGAATTAATTTTCATTTAGAAATTGGAGGTGATGGCCCAGAAAAAGCGAAATTATAG
- a CDS encoding photosystem II manganese-stabilizing polypeptide codes for MRFRSIIVAFLSLCLGILSLLNCGSALAVDKSQLTYDEIIGTGLANACPAISSFTRGTIAVEANSTYTIADLCLEPQQFFVKEEPLNKRQSAEFVQGKLLTRYTTSLEQIRGSVLVSNDGVLTFKEKDGIDFQPITVLLPGGEEVPFFFTIKNFVGKTEPGFTSINSSTDFVGTFKVPSYRGAGFLDPKARGVYTGYDNAVALPASADSKELQRTNVKQTPIGKGTLSLQVTQVDGETGEIGGIFESIQPSDTDLGAKEPVDVKVRGIFYAKVES; via the coding sequence ATGAGGTTTCGTTCAATAATCGTTGCCTTTCTATCACTGTGTCTAGGTATCCTTTCCTTATTGAATTGTGGATCGGCCCTAGCAGTTGACAAAAGCCAACTTACCTACGATGAAATTATCGGCACAGGACTGGCCAACGCTTGCCCTGCAATTTCTTCCTTTACCAGAGGGACGATCGCCGTAGAAGCTAACTCGACATATACGATAGCTGACCTATGCTTAGAACCACAACAATTTTTTGTTAAAGAAGAACCCCTTAACAAACGCCAATCAGCAGAATTTGTTCAAGGTAAACTCTTAACTCGTTACACTACTAGTCTGGAGCAAATCCGAGGATCTGTTCTGGTCAGTAACGACGGAGTATTAACCTTTAAAGAAAAAGATGGTATTGACTTCCAACCGATCACCGTTCTTTTGCCTGGTGGAGAAGAGGTTCCTTTCTTCTTTACCATTAAGAACTTTGTCGGCAAGACTGAACCTGGCTTTACCTCAATTAACAGTTCTACGGATTTTGTCGGTACTTTTAAAGTGCCTTCCTATCGAGGAGCAGGTTTCCTAGATCCCAAAGCTCGTGGGGTTTATACCGGCTATGACAATGCTGTTGCCCTTCCAGCTTCGGCAGACAGCAAAGAGTTGCAACGTACTAATGTCAAACAAACCCCCATCGGCAAAGGAACTCTTTCCCTACAAGTAACTCAGGTGGATGGAGAAACAGGAGAAATTGGTGGCATTTTTGAAAGCATCCAACCCTCTGATACGGACTTAGGGGCGAAGGAGCCGGTTGATGTTAAAGTGCGTGGTATTTTCTATGCCAAGGTAGAATCCTAA